A portion of the Brevundimonas pondensis genome contains these proteins:
- a CDS encoding enoyl-ACP reductase FabI codes for MPTGDLMKGKKGLIMGVANSSSIAWGIASQLAAQGAELAFTYLGESLERRVRPLAESVGAKLLIQADVTDDASMDAAFAELEKEFGTIDFVVHSVAFANKDELKGSFVDNTTRDSFLLAMNISAFSFVDVAKRSAKLMPNGGSMITLTYLGSERVIPNYNTMGVAKAALEAATRYIARDLGPKNIRVNAISAGAMRTLSLAGISGGRGLHSKSAQFSLIKEETSMEGVAGAALWLCSDLGRSTTGEVVHVDAGFHAVGLPDDMEG; via the coding sequence ATGCCCACCGGCGACCTGATGAAGGGCAAGAAGGGCCTGATCATGGGGGTCGCGAACTCCAGTTCCATCGCCTGGGGCATCGCCTCGCAGCTGGCCGCCCAGGGCGCCGAGCTGGCCTTCACCTACCTCGGCGAAAGCCTTGAGCGCCGCGTGCGCCCCCTGGCCGAAAGCGTCGGCGCCAAGCTGCTGATCCAGGCCGACGTCACCGACGACGCCTCCATGGACGCCGCCTTCGCCGAGCTGGAAAAGGAATTCGGCACGATCGACTTCGTCGTCCACTCGGTGGCCTTCGCCAACAAGGACGAGCTGAAGGGCTCCTTCGTCGACAACACCACCCGCGACAGCTTCCTGCTGGCCATGAACATCTCGGCCTTCAGCTTCGTCGACGTGGCCAAGCGTTCGGCCAAGCTGATGCCCAACGGCGGCTCGATGATCACCCTGACCTACCTGGGTTCGGAACGGGTCATCCCCAACTACAACACCATGGGCGTGGCCAAGGCCGCTCTGGAAGCCGCGACCCGCTACATCGCCCGCGACCTGGGTCCCAAGAACATCCGCGTCAACGCCATCTCGGCCGGCGCGATGCGCACCCTGTCGCTGGCTGGCATCTCGGGCGGACGCGGCCTGCACTCCAAGTCGGCCCAGTTCTCGCTGATCAAGGAAGAGACCTCGATGGAAGGCGTCGCCGGCGCCGCCCTGTGGCTGTGCTCGGACCTGGGCCGCTCGACCACGGGCGAAGTCGTCCACGTCGACGCCGGCTTCCACGCCGTCGGTCTGCCAGACGACATGGAGGGCTGA
- a CDS encoding glutathione S-transferase N-terminal domain-containing protein, whose translation MADLSAFPITRQYPAQHPDRLQLYSLPTPNGVKVSILLEELGLAYEPHLVDIGQNETWTPDYLSLNPNGKIPAIIDPDGPDGKPLPLFESGAILVYLAEKTGRFLPADPAARYETLQWVFFQMAAIGPMFGQVGFFHKFAGREFEDKRPRDRYVAESRRLLGVLEGRLEGRDWIMGEDYTIADIAILGWVRNLIGFYEAGDLVGFGDFPRVADWLERGLARPAVQRGLNIPARP comes from the coding sequence ATGGCCGACCTGTCCGCCTTTCCGATCACCCGCCAGTATCCGGCCCAGCATCCCGACCGGCTGCAGCTCTATTCCCTGCCGACGCCGAACGGGGTGAAGGTCTCCATCCTGCTGGAGGAACTGGGTCTGGCCTATGAGCCGCATCTGGTGGACATCGGCCAGAACGAGACCTGGACGCCCGACTATCTGTCGCTGAACCCCAACGGCAAGATCCCGGCCATTATCGACCCTGACGGACCGGACGGGAAGCCTCTGCCCCTGTTCGAATCCGGGGCCATCCTGGTCTATCTGGCCGAGAAGACCGGGCGCTTCCTGCCGGCCGACCCGGCGGCGCGCTATGAGACCCTGCAATGGGTCTTCTTCCAGATGGCGGCGATCGGCCCGATGTTTGGTCAGGTCGGCTTTTTCCATAAATTCGCCGGGCGCGAGTTCGAGGACAAGCGTCCGCGCGACCGCTACGTCGCCGAGTCCCGGCGTCTGCTGGGGGTTCTGGAAGGGCGTCTAGAGGGCCGGGACTGGATCATGGGCGAGGACTACACCATCGCCGACATCGCCATCCTGGGCTGGGTGCGCAACCTGATCGGCTTTTATGAGGCGGGGGATCTGGTCGGCTTTGGTGACTTCCCGCGCGTGGCCGACTGGCTGGAGCGGGGTCTGGCGCGCCCGGCGGTGCAGCGGGGCCTGAACATCCCAGCGCGGCCTTAA
- the rpsP gene encoding 30S ribosomal protein S16, producing the protein MLKIRLARGGAKKRPYYYIVVADSHAPRDGKFIERVGSYNPMLPKGSAQPRVTLKADRISEWLAKGAQPTDRVARFISQSQDEVLVGKVQWTQGNNPNKGAPGKKAQERAAERAQREADRLEAEAAAKVEAAEAAARAKEEAAAAAEAAKNAPAAEEAPVEAAAEEAPAAEENAEG; encoded by the coding sequence ATGCTGAAGATTCGTCTGGCCCGCGGTGGCGCCAAGAAGCGCCCCTACTACTACATCGTCGTGGCTGACTCGCACGCCCCGCGCGACGGCAAGTTCATCGAGCGCGTCGGCAGCTACAACCCGATGCTGCCCAAGGGCAGCGCCCAGCCGCGCGTCACCCTGAAGGCCGACCGCATCTCGGAATGGCTGGCCAAGGGCGCCCAGCCGACCGACCGCGTCGCCCGCTTCATCAGCCAGTCGCAGGACGAAGTCCTGGTCGGCAAGGTCCAGTGGACGCAAGGCAACAACCCGAACAAGGGCGCTCCGGGCAAGAAGGCCCAGGAACGCGCCGCCGAGCGCGCCCAGCGCGAAGCCGACCGTCTGGAAGCTGAAGCCGCCGCCAAGGTCGAGGCTGCCGAAGCCGCCGCCCGCGCCAAGGAAGAAGCCGCCGCTGCTGCTGAAGCCGCCAAGAACGCCCCGGCTGCTGAAGAAGCCCCGGTCGAAGCCGCTGCTGAAGAAGCTCCGGCCGCCGAAGAGAACGCCGAGGGCTAA
- a CDS encoding YegP family protein: MAHKFEVYQDKAGEFRVRFKYNSEIIFSTEGYSDKSGAKRAIESIKKYVGDAPTEEV; this comes from the coding sequence ATGGCGCACAAGTTTGAAGTCTATCAGGACAAGGCTGGCGAGTTCCGCGTCCGATTCAAATACAACTCCGAAATCATCTTCTCGACCGAGGGCTATTCGGACAAGTCGGGCGCCAAGCGCGCCATCGAATCGATCAAGAAATACGTCGGCGACGCTCCGACCGAAGAAGTCTGA
- the rimM gene encoding ribosome maturation factor RimM (Essential for efficient processing of 16S rRNA) produces MSGAEKLILVGQIGGAFGVKGEVRITAFTADPMALMAYQPLLKADGTPALTLISARPDKAGVVARVKEITVKEQADALRGQKLFVPRDRLPEPEEDEFYLTDLVGLEARDLDDAVVGTVKSVQNFGASDMLEIAPREGGPTWYLPFTREAAPDLRISEGWLRVVRPTEVDERDEA; encoded by the coding sequence ATGAGCGGTGCTGAAAAACTGATCCTCGTCGGCCAGATCGGCGGCGCCTTCGGCGTGAAGGGCGAGGTGCGCATCACCGCCTTCACCGCCGACCCCATGGCCCTGATGGCCTATCAGCCCCTGCTGAAGGCGGACGGGACCCCGGCCCTGACCCTGATCTCGGCGCGCCCGGACAAGGCGGGCGTGGTGGCCAGGGTCAAGGAGATCACCGTCAAGGAACAGGCTGACGCCCTGCGCGGGCAAAAGCTGTTCGTGCCGCGCGACCGCCTGCCCGAGCCTGAGGAAGACGAATTCTACCTGACCGATCTGGTCGGGCTTGAAGCCCGCGACCTGGACGACGCCGTGGTCGGCACGGTCAAGTCGGTGCAGAATTTCGGCGCCTCGGACATGCTGGAGATCGCCCCCCGGGAGGGCGGCCCGACCTGGTATCTGCCCTTCACCCGCGAAGCGGCGCCGGACCTGCGCATCTCCGAGGGCTGGCTGCGCGTCGTGCGTCCGACCGAGGTCGACGAGCGAGACGAGGCCTGA
- a CDS encoding benzoate/H(+) symporter BenE family transporter: MSSSRLPPPASFSAAAVATVIGFGGTVALIVQAGQTLGASPAQIISMVTALCLGIGLPGAVLSWRLKMPVVLAWSTPGAALLAASTLGLGWSTAVGAFVLAGLLMVLTGLVPALGRLAERIPAAIASAMLAGVLLPFCLRLFLVFPTDMALAAGLLAVFLIMRRVAAAWALPAVLVAAFAVLALRGLVGLPAGTGLFGELSPVMPAFDWKAAISLALPLYLVTLASQNLPGLVVLRAAGYAPPAGKLIFWGGLTSTLLAPFGAHGVNLAAITAALCTGPEAHPDPDRRWTVGVLYGLFYLVVALFAAPLAGLFIAMPTGALAVITGLALIAPLTGSLGGMMGVVEDREAAVLTFAATASGVALFGVGSAFWGLAVGFVALAARRWIRPRP, from the coding sequence ATGAGTTCGTCGCGCCTGCCGCCCCCCGCCAGCTTCTCCGCCGCCGCCGTGGCGACCGTCATCGGCTTCGGCGGCACCGTGGCCCTGATCGTTCAGGCGGGCCAGACGCTGGGGGCCTCGCCCGCGCAGATCATCTCCATGGTCACCGCGCTCTGCCTCGGCATCGGCCTGCCCGGCGCGGTGCTGAGCTGGCGGCTGAAGATGCCGGTCGTGCTGGCCTGGTCGACGCCGGGCGCCGCCCTGCTGGCCGCCTCGACGCTCGGTCTCGGCTGGTCGACCGCCGTCGGCGCCTTCGTGCTCGCCGGACTGCTGATGGTGCTGACCGGGCTGGTCCCCGCTCTGGGACGGCTGGCCGAGCGCATCCCGGCGGCCATCGCCTCGGCCATGCTGGCGGGGGTGTTGCTGCCCTTCTGTCTGAGGCTGTTTCTGGTCTTCCCCACCGACATGGCCCTGGCGGCGGGTCTGCTGGCGGTCTTCCTCATCATGCGCCGCGTCGCCGCCGCCTGGGCCCTGCCCGCCGTTCTGGTGGCCGCCTTCGCGGTCCTGGCCCTGCGCGGTCTGGTCGGCCTGCCCGCCGGGACCGGCCTGTTCGGCGAGCTGTCGCCGGTCATGCCCGCCTTCGACTGGAAGGCGGCGATCAGCCTGGCCCTGCCGCTCTATCTGGTGACCCTGGCGTCGCAGAACCTGCCCGGTCTGGTGGTGCTGCGCGCCGCCGGCTACGCGCCGCCCGCCGGAAAGCTGATCTTCTGGGGCGGGCTGACCAGCACGCTTCTGGCGCCCTTCGGCGCCCACGGCGTCAACCTGGCCGCCATCACCGCCGCCCTCTGCACCGGGCCGGAGGCCCACCCCGATCCCGACCGGCGCTGGACCGTCGGCGTCCTCTACGGCCTGTTTTACCTAGTCGTCGCCCTGTTCGCCGCGCCGCTGGCCGGGCTCTTCATCGCCATGCCGACGGGGGCGCTGGCGGTCATCACCGGCCTGGCCCTGATCGCGCCGCTGACGGGGTCGCTGGGCGGCATGATGGGCGTGGTCGAGGACCGCGAGGCGGCGGTGCTGACCTTCGCCGCCACCGCGTCCGGCGTGGCCCTGTTCGGGGTCGGCTCGGCCTTCTGGGGCCTGGCGGTCGGCTTCGTCGCTCTGGCCGCGCGGCGCTGGATCCGTCCGCGACCCTGA